The following are encoded together in the Bos taurus isolate L1 Dominette 01449 registration number 42190680 breed Hereford chromosome 17, ARS-UCD2.0, whole genome shotgun sequence genome:
- the FBXW7 gene encoding F-box/WD repeat-containing protein 7 isoform X3, which produces MNQELLSVGSKRRRTGGSLRGNPSSSQADEEQMNRVLEEEQQQPRHQEEEHAARNGEVVGAEPRPGDQNDPQQGQLEENNNRFISVDEDSSGNQEEQEEDEEHAGEQDEEDEEEEEMDQESDDFDQSDDSSREDEHTHRNSVTNSNSIVDLPIHQRSSPFYTKTTKSTS; this is translated from the coding sequence ATGAATCAGGAACTGCTCTCTGTGGGCAGCAAAAGACGACGCACTGGAGGCTCTCTGAGAGGTAACCCTTCCTCAAGCCAGGCTGATGAGGAGCAGATGAACCGTGTGCTGgaggaggagcagcagcagcccagacaCCAGGAGGAGGAGCACGCGGCGAGGAATGGGGAAGTCGTGGGAGCGGAGCCTAGGCCTGGAGACCAGAACGATCCCCAGCAAGGGCAGCTGGAAGAGAACAACAACCGGTTTATTTCCGTAGATGAGGACTCCTCTGGAAACCAGGAAGAACAAGAGGAAGACGAAGAACATGCTGGTGAACAAGATGAGgaggatgaagaggaagaggaaatggaccAGGAGAGTGATGACTTTGATCAGTCTGATGACAGCAGCAGGGAAGATGAACACACACATAGGAACAGTGTCACAAACTCTAATAGTATCGTGGACCTGCCTATTCACCAGCGCTCCTCCCCGTTCTATACAAAGACCACAAAA